From Calothrix sp. PCC 6303, a single genomic window includes:
- a CDS encoding aminotransferase class I/II-fold pyridoxal phosphate-dependent enzyme, translating to MQTKISTPILSYMKQLESEGITNIEELSDYLYEHYLRQVDLGLYSNGRYTLTGSDSTATVASTLVNSGEECILWCINHYLGLNRNQNVIDKVCLAVREFGTGSGTSAMSGGMSIIHKRVEDKLQHLIGKEGVLLFPTGFTTNLGCLSALPGKHDLIIFDRESHASIIDGVKLSGNKWMTFKHNNVGDLESKLNKYQDKYENIFVVIESAYSMSGDLAPLREIVALKQKYKFFIYVDEAHTFGIYGKNGSGYCSHLGLVDDVDFIAATLSKATSSIGGFVAMKSKYIPLLHWRASTYTFQACLTPGDATAILASLEEIEQNPQLIELLHEKNQYMRRCLTSLGFDLGTSQSPIIPVFIPDVEKLMAFNKELYARGIFSVSIVYPGVKPHEGRIRFILSVAHTKEQIDTTVNALYELGLKYGVIAHAMTA from the coding sequence ATGCAAACTAAAATTTCGACACCTATCCTTAGCTACATGAAGCAGTTGGAAAGCGAAGGAATAACTAATATAGAGGAACTATCTGATTACCTGTATGAGCATTACTTGCGACAGGTAGACTTGGGTTTGTATTCCAACGGGCGCTATACATTGACTGGAAGTGATTCCACAGCCACAGTTGCCTCAACCTTGGTTAATAGCGGAGAAGAATGTATTTTGTGGTGTATCAATCATTACCTAGGATTAAATAGAAATCAGAATGTAATTGATAAGGTATGTCTCGCTGTACGGGAGTTTGGTACAGGTTCCGGAACATCAGCTATGTCTGGAGGAATGTCCATTATCCACAAGCGAGTTGAAGACAAACTGCAACATCTGATTGGTAAAGAAGGTGTTTTACTTTTTCCTACTGGCTTTACAACAAATTTAGGATGTTTGTCAGCTTTGCCAGGAAAACATGATTTAATCATTTTTGATCGTGAAAGTCACGCATCGATTATTGATGGTGTTAAGTTGTCTGGTAATAAATGGATGACATTTAAGCATAACAACGTTGGAGATTTGGAAAGCAAATTAAACAAGTATCAAGATAAATATGAAAATATTTTTGTAGTTATAGAATCAGCTTATTCCATGAGTGGTGACTTAGCACCCCTAAGGGAAATAGTCGCATTGAAGCAAAAATATAAATTTTTCATTTATGTTGATGAGGCGCATACCTTCGGGATTTACGGTAAAAATGGATCTGGCTATTGCTCACATCTTGGACTTGTAGATGACGTTGATTTTATTGCTGCAACTCTATCCAAAGCAACCTCATCTATCGGGGGATTTGTTGCGATGAAATCGAAGTATATTCCCTTATTGCATTGGCGCGCTAGTACATACACTTTCCAAGCATGTTTGACACCTGGTGATGCCACAGCAATTTTAGCGTCGTTGGAGGAAATTGAACAAAATCCACAATTAATAGAATTACTTCACGAGAAAAATCAGTATATGCGCCGTTGTCTGACATCTTTGGGGTTTGATTTAGGTACAAGCCAAAGTCCGATTATTCCTGTGTTTATACCAGATGTAGAAAAACTAATGGCATTTAACAAAGAGTTATATGCTCGTGGTATTTTCTCTGTGTCAATTGTTTACCCAGGTGTCAAACCCCATGAAGGCAGAATTAGATTTATCTTGAGTGTGGCACATACGAAGGAACAGATCGATACAACTGTAAATGCATTGTATGAGTTGGGCTTAAAGTATGGAGTTATTGCTCATGCTATGACCGCGTGA
- the coaD gene encoding pantetheine-phosphate adenylyltransferase codes for MIAIYPGSFDPVTLGHLDLIQRGAKLFERIIVAVLRNPNKTPLFTVEQRLEQIRYSTKHLSNVEVDSFDGLTVNYAHIRQAQVLLRGLRAISDFEIELSMAHTNKTLSTEIETVFLATSNEYSFLSSSVVKEIARFGGAINHLVPPHVALDIYQCYAHNYPISNQNTKEMETTPHPQGTMEFPEQIQPELEP; via the coding sequence GTGATTGCCATATATCCAGGAAGCTTTGACCCGGTAACGCTAGGACACCTTGACCTAATTCAACGTGGTGCCAAGCTATTTGAAAGGATAATTGTCGCTGTTTTGCGAAATCCTAACAAAACACCTTTGTTTACAGTTGAACAACGACTTGAGCAAATTCGCTACTCAACAAAGCATTTATCTAATGTGGAGGTAGATAGCTTTGATGGACTAACGGTGAATTATGCTCATATCCGCCAAGCACAGGTTCTCTTGCGGGGGTTGCGGGCAATTTCCGACTTTGAAATAGAATTGTCGATGGCACACACCAACAAAACGCTTTCCACTGAAATCGAAACAGTTTTTCTTGCCACGTCTAACGAGTATAGTTTTTTAAGTAGTAGTGTGGTAAAAGAGATTGCAAGATTTGGTGGTGCGATTAATCATCTTGTACCTCCCCACGTTGCCCTAGATATATACCAATGCTACGCACACAATTATCCGATATCGAATCAGAACACAAAGGAAATGGAAACAACTCCCCATCCCCAGGGGACAATGGAGTTTCCAGAACAGATACAACCGGAATTAGAGCCATAG
- a CDS encoding DivIVA domain-containing protein yields MLRTQLSDIESEHKGNGNNSPSPGDNGVSRTDTTGIRAIDVEQELNRLEEMILSSFRIPLTGKTLIDEEKLLEQLDLIRVSLPDAFNHAIAIIEQKQEILLEAEEYGQQIVDAAQAKRVQILDENDIILQADKEAQQIRRQTQLECEAMMKETLTEIDLKRRHCQEELEEMRSQAIAQAQQIEQGADEYADGVLDNIETDLSQILNIIRNGRQQLNPSNSPQGKKRK; encoded by the coding sequence ATGCTACGCACACAATTATCCGATATCGAATCAGAACACAAAGGAAATGGAAACAACTCCCCATCCCCAGGGGACAATGGAGTTTCCAGAACAGATACAACCGGAATTAGAGCCATAGATGTTGAGCAGGAACTAAATCGTCTGGAGGAGATGATACTTTCTAGCTTTCGGATTCCACTAACTGGCAAAACTTTAATTGATGAGGAGAAATTGCTAGAACAACTAGATTTAATCCGTGTATCTTTACCCGATGCGTTTAATCACGCGATCGCTATTATCGAGCAAAAGCAGGAAATCCTTCTCGAAGCTGAAGAATACGGACAGCAAATAGTTGATGCAGCACAGGCTAAACGTGTCCAAATCCTAGATGAAAATGACATTATTCTTCAAGCAGATAAAGAAGCACAACAGATACGTCGCCAAACTCAATTAGAATGTGAAGCGATGATGAAAGAAACTCTCACCGAAATTGATCTCAAACGCCGTCACTGCCAAGAAGAATTAGAAGAAATGCGAAGCCAAGCCATTGCCCAAGCACAGCAAATTGAGCAAGGTGCAGATGAATATGCTGATGGTGTTTTAGACAACATTGAAACAGATTTAAGTCAAATTCTAAACATAATTCGTAATGGTAGGCAACAACTGAACCCTAGTAATTCTCCCCAAGGGAAAAAGCGAAAATAG